In Cyprinus carpio isolate SPL01 chromosome B7, ASM1834038v1, whole genome shotgun sequence, a genomic segment contains:
- the her8a gene encoding hairy-related 8a gives MTASNIDNGSEKNFNAKDERKLRKPLIEKKRRERINSSLEQLKGIMVDAYNLDQSKLEKADVLEITVQHMENLQRGSGGSISPGTGFESRQRYSSGYIQCMHEVHNLLLSCPGMDKTLGARLLNHLLKSLPHISTEAGGTRSVGTPGPLPLSPTQSPLNLPSLHPHPLHLHTPPTPSPPSSPTHSPRVPPNRERPSEQSSPPRSPSPQTPARSALPPFFPGADPSMWRPW, from the exons ATGACGGCTTCTAATATCGACAATGGTTCGGAGAAGAATTTCAACGCAAAAGATGAGCGAAAG CTGCGGAAACCCTTGATAGAGAAGAAACGCAGAGAGAGGATAAACTCAAGCCTTGAGCAGCTAAAGGGTATTATGGTGGATGCCTACAACTTGGAT CAATCTAAATTGGAGAAGGCGGATGTTCTTGAGATAACAGTTCAGCACATGGAAAACCTTCAAAGAGGTTCAG GCGGTAGCATCAGTCCAGGCACTGGGTTTGAGTCTCGACAAAGATACAGTAGTGGCTATATTCAATGCATGCATGAGGTGCACAACCTGCTCCTGAGTTGCCCTGGGATGGACAAGACTCTGGGTGCTCGTTTGCTAAACCACTTGCTGAAATCTCTTCCACATATCAGCACTGAGGCCGGCGGCACAAGATCTGTTGGCACCCCTGGCCCTCTTCCCCTATCCCCTACCCAATCCCCTCTAAACCTGCCCTCCTTACATCCCCATCCTCTCCACCTGCACACCCCTCCAACTCCTTCCCCACCCTCCAGCCCCACTCACTCTCCCAGAGTCCCACCGAATAGAGAGAGACCAAGCGAACAGTCCTCTCCCCCCAGGTCTCCTTCCCCTCAGACTCCAGCACGATCGGCCCTTCCCCCTTTCTTTCCAGGAGCTGATCCCTCTATGTGGAGACCCTGGTGA
- the LOC109046792 gene encoding lysophosphatidic acid receptor 6-like has product MSHSVNMTCQTMNCTNLEQNPLFVGVYSVVFIFGLTLNLTALVVFFRNSKSRSHTTMYMTHLAFADLLLVCTLPVRIYFHSGLGKSLPRSMCEFTGLIMLGNMYSSIFLLTCISFDRCIAVCFPLSSRVRECRKKAWCVCLGIWILTITTSLPIYFRKKKDYQKYNITCFGGFPSYATEKAPLVSTLILGFGIPLIIMILSSWGLIRAISKSTAVQTSDLVDSVRIKRMIITNLAIFLFCFLPYHIMLLILHASECSCLLLKAYRYSLMVACLNAMLDPVAYYFTTETFRRKMDVKAVRKIRPMNSHSSDGNNRCRVPHTT; this is encoded by the coding sequence ATGTCACATTCTGTGAATATGACATGTCAGACTATGAATTGTACAAATCTAGAACAAAACCCGCTTTTTGTTGGTGTGTATTCAGTGGTCTTCATATTTGGCCTAACCCTTAACCTGACTGCACTCGTGGTTTTTTTCCGTAACTCTAAATCCCGTTCACACACCACCATGTACATGACTCACCTGGCCTTTGCTGATCTTCTTCTGGTTTGTACACTTCCTGTGCGGATCTATTTCCACAGTGGGTTGGGGAAAAGTCTGCCCCGGAGTATGTGTGAATTTACCGGTCTCATAATGCTAGGTAACATGTACAGCAGCATCTTCCTCCTCACATGCATCAGCTTTGACCGTTGCATAGCAGTCTGCTTCCCGCTGTCTTCTCGTGTCCGTGAGTGCCGCAAGAAAGCATGGTGCGTGTGTCTGGGAATTTGGATCCTAACTATCACAACAAGCTTACCGATCtatttcagaaaaaagaaagactatCAAAAGTATAACATCACATGTTTTGGTGGTTTTCCTTCCTATGCGACTGAGAAAGCTCCTCTTGTTTCCACTCTTATTTTGGGGTTTGGGATCCCATTGATCATTATGATCCTCAGCTCATGGGGGCTCATCCGGGCTATAAGCAAAAGCACAGCTGTCCAGACCAGTGACCTAGTAGACAGCGTAAGGATTAAAAGGATGATAATAACAAACTTGGCCatctttctgttctgttttctgcCCTATCATATTATGCTCTTGATACTTCATGCCAGTGAATGTTCATGCCTACTGTTAAAGGCCTACAGGTACAGCCTCATGGTAGCTTGCCTGAATGCAATGCTGGACCCCGTGGCATACTACTTCACAACGGAAACGTTTAGAAGAAAAATGGATGTTAAAGCTGTACGCAAAATACGGCCAATGAACAGTCACAGCTCGGATGGAAACAACCGCTGTCGTGTcccacacacaacataa
- the tm4sf21b gene encoding transmembrane 4 L6 family member 5 — MCTGKCSQFIGISLYPLALLSIICNIFLFFPDFQTIYSKEETEGLYRLTDEVKYMGGVVGGGIMVLIPAIHIHSTGRQGCCANRCGMFLSIIFAAVGVVGALYSGTIAVVGLIRGPVCSVEDGTWSRPFLNSTTSYLGDSDLWDICKEPENIVEFNIGLFSALLVAACLELLLCIFQVLNGLFGCICGTCSHKEMA, encoded by the exons atGTGCACAGGAAAGTGCTCCCAGTTTATTGGCATCAGCCTTTATCCACTGGCACTGCTGTCCATCATCTGCAACATTTTTCTGTTCTTCCCTGATTTTCAAACCATTTATTCCAAGGAGGAAACAGAGGGACTCTACCGTCTTACGGATGAGGTCAAATACATGGGAGGCGTTGTTGGAGGAGGCATCATG GTGTTGATCCCTGCGATCCACATTCATAGCACTGGGAGACAAGGCTGTTGTGCAAACCGCTGTGGG aTGTTCCTGTCCATTATCTTCGCTGCAGTTGGTGTGGTTGGTGCCCTGTACAGTGGCACTATAGCTGTGGTTGGACTGATTCGTGGACCAGTTTGCAGTGTTGAAGACGGTACATGGAGCAGACCATTCCTAAACAG CACTACAAGCTATTTGGGAGACTCTGACCTTTGGGACATTTGCAAAGAACCAGAAAATATTGTGGAGTTTAATATTGGCCTGTTTTCTGCTCTGCTGGTGGCTGCTTGTTTAGAACTGCTGCTCTGTATATTCCAGGTGCTTAACGGCCTCTTTGGCTGCATCTGTGGTACATGCAGTCACAAAGAG ATGGCGTAA